The genome window CAAGTACCTCGCGACCATCCCCGCCCCCCACGCGCGGCCCACTGGAACCACCGATACTAGCTACTGGTTGTGCCGTCTCATGACGTTGGTGTCACGGTCGCGATCATTGCGCCGTGGGGTTGTTGTAGTCGTTGAGCACGGGGCTGTGGCGTTCGGTGAGTGGGCCGACGCCGAGGTCTTCACGCATGAGCTTGCGCATCTCGGCGGCTGCTTTGCCGCGTTCGTCCCAGCGGGCGCGGTCCTCCGGACTGCTGACGGCAGTGCCGTCGGCGTAGCCGTCGCAGATGCTTCGCAGGCAGTGGAACACGCTGTTGGAGGCCTTGACGACGGGTTGGGGCGCGATGAGCCACATCCGTTCTGATGCGATGGCTATGCCTGAGTCCCGAAAGGCTTCGCGCAGCGCAAGCGCCCGCTCGTGGTCGGACGGGTGCTCTCGCTCGGCCAAGGCCCGCAGGGTTTCACCGAGTACCTTCACGGTGGTCGTGTACTGCGTGTAGATGTCGAGCCGCAGCCGAAGAGCGTCTTTGGCATCCTCGCGCTTCCACCGATTCCGATCGGCGATGAGAGTGGCGACGATGCCGATCGTGGCCCCGGCCAGGGTGGAGAGCAGTGGCAACCAATCCATGCGGGCCAGCTTGGGCCATCCCGTGACGGCGGCACCAGGTGGTCTTCGAGGACGAACCTGTGTCGATGGGGGCGGGCCTGGCCTCGCCTGACCCACTCGGGAGCGGATGAGCGGGAGCGAGGGGTTGGAGGCGTCAATCTCGCCGGGCAGCGGCGCTCCCATCCGGGCGGGGTGACGGCACGAGGCGCTGCCGCAAAGTTCTGTCGGAGACCGAGACGATCTCCAGCACCTTTCCATAACCGTTCCCGTTCGCCCCGTTGACACCCCGCACACCCCCTCTTAGGGTCACGCCAACATTCTGAACATGTGACGATATTTCGAACGGTTGAAGGACGAGTGTCCCGCGTATCACTGGAATCAGTACACACGTGGCCGGTGCATTGTGGTGCAGCCTGACGCACGTACAGCTGCGTGCCGACAAAGGGATCACGAGACTCGGCGAGGCCCGGATGACAGACCACGTCGGCGCGCTGATCGGCGATCCGAGGGACACCGAGGCGACTGAGCGCCGACTCGAGCAACGTGCCAGGTGACCTGACTTGCCACCAATTCAGCGAGACCCGCTGGTCGTTCACTCCCCTTAGACCGGTGCACCAAGACGCCGACACCCCCGGCGGCTACGTGCGGATCTACGAGGTCGCCGAGCCGATCCGCCGCGGCGCACCGCTCTGTCCAGGGCGCCCGGAGACCCGCCCGTACAGCACCCACCTGCGGAACCTGAACCTGGACATCGCCCGGAAGCGGATACGACGCGATCGACACGCTCTCGACCTGCTCGCCGGCTGCCCGGCCCCGCTCCACAGCTTGTCCCTACAACATCACCTGACGCACCGTCATACTTCCAACGACGAGCAGAACAAGGAACCATCACCATGCACGACCGAAGAGCCGCCCTCGCTGTCATCGCCGGAGCCGCCTCCCTCGCCCTCACCTTGTCCGCCTGCGGCTCCGGCCAGAACAGCGAGGGCAGCTCCAAGGGCGGCACCATCGGCATCGCCATGCCGACCCAGTCCTCCGAGCGGTGGATCACCGACGGCAAGAGCGTGGTCCAGGACCTACAGGACCAGGGGTACAAGAGCAAGCTGGTCTACGGCAACAACGACCCGAAGACCCAGGTCTCACAGATCGAGAACCTGATAAAGCAGGGCGTCGATGCACTGATCATCGCGGCCATCGACAACAAGTCGCTGAACGGCGTGCTCCAACAGGCCGCCGACGCGCACATCCCGGTGATCTCCTACGACCGGCTCATCCTCGGCACCAAGAACGTCGACTACTACGTCTCCTTCGACAACGACCAGGTCGGCCGGCTCCAGGCCTTGTACATCATCGACAAGCTCGGCCTGGAGCACGGCAAGGGCCCGTTCAACATCGAGCTGTTCGCCGGCTCCCCCGACGACAACAACACCAAATACTTCTTCGACGGCGCGATGCACCTCCTGCAGCCGTACCTGGACAACAAGCAGTTGGTCGTCCGGTCCGGTCAGACCGCGCTCAACCAGGTCACCACCCTGCGCTGGGACGGATCCACCGCGCAGAAGCGCATGAACGGCATCCTCGCCACGTCGTACAGGACCAGGAAGATCGACGCGGTGCTGTCGCCGTACGACGGCATCTCCATCGGCATCCTGTCCGCGCTGAAGTCGGACGGCTACGGCTCCGGCAGCAAGCCCCTCCCGGTCATCACCGGTCAGGACGCCGAACTGCCCTCGGTGAAGTCGATCATCGCGGGTCAGCAGTCACAGACCATTTACAAGGACGTCCGCCAGCTCGCCCAGGCCGCCTCAACCATGGTCGTCGACATACTCAACAACAAGCCGCCGCAGGTGAACAGCAGATATGGCTACAACAACGGTGTCAAGACCGTGCCCGCCTACTTGCTGCAGCCAACGAGCGTCGACAAGACCAACTACAACCTTGTTCTGGTCCTGAGCGGCTTCTACACCGCCGCCGAGCTCAAGTAGCGGCACGACCACGGCGGAGCCCCTCTCGCCCACGGGGACGTCGGCCCCTGGGTACGCGACGGTGCTCGCCAGCGGCTGAACTGCGCCGTCCCCAGGGAACTCGCCGGCCCCGGCGCGACAGTACGAGGAAGAGCGCCGGTCGCACCCGCCGCCCGTAGCGGCCTCGCCGCTCGCGAGTAGGCCGTACGATCTTCGGCACTCGGCGCTGTCGACGTGGTTCAACGCCGGGGTCGATCCCACCGAGGTCGCCGAGCGTGCCGGGATCGGCGTTGAGGTCCTGCTGACCCGATACGCGAAATGCCTTGACGGACGGCGGGATGCCGCCGACCGGCGCATCGAGGACCTGCTTCGCGAGTACGAGTGAGACAACCCGCACCCGCGCTGAGGCCCCAGACATGCCGCCTGGGGCCTCAGCGCGGCGATGCTGCAAACAGAACGAGCGGCTGAGCCGCGCGGCTCGCCTGCGGTCTTGCGCTGCCGATGGTCACGTTGTGCCGCTGATCGGCCACTGTGGATCACGCGTCCCAGCGGGTGGTGATGGCCTCCGCGACGCTGAAGACCGCATCGCACTCGGCGCACTGTGCTTTGCCGAAAACGTACGTCAACTTATCCGCGACATCGGTCTGGCCGTCGGCGAGCGCGCGCCTGTGAAGTCTTTCGGCCACCCCCTCCAGGGCTGAGGGGTTCGCCGGCTGCAGCGGGATCTTCTTTGCCACGGTGTCGTCCATGTACATGCTGTCCGTGGTCGAAAAGATGCCGTACTCGCCGAAGGCTATGAAGTTCTCTGTACTGCACGCGGGACAGGGGACTTCGTATTCATCGTCGTTCAGTCCGTCGAGCTGTTCGCCCCAAACCTCGACCCCCTCGAAGCTGAGGAGTGCGGCCAGCAAGTAGACGTAAGTGCCGGAGTCGTCGCTGAGGGCCGGATCCCGGAGAGCTTCCTCGGTCAGTCGCACCAGGTCGGACATCTCCGAGGCGTAGGCCACGTGGGGATCTTGCTCGCCGTATGGCTGATCGGTGCTGGCCGCGATGGCGCCGGCCAGCAAGAGCGGCATCTGTCTGTCCGCAGGCGACCACTGGCGTGCCATGTCTCGGAGAGCCGGCAAGGCTGCGTGGCTTGCTGAGTAGACGGTGCCCTGATGGCACAACCTGGACCATAGCGCGGTCCAAGCTGGATCCTTCGGTGCCGGGCTCACTGCGGTGAGCAGGCCGGGAATGTCTTCTGCCGTGCCGTAGGCGTGGTGGAGCCGGGACCAGTCCGTCATGCCGACGATCCAAGCAGTCGGGTGCTGCGGACTTCACGGCTGGGGCCGTGTTATCCGCCCAGTCTTGAGGGCAAGCCAAGCGGAGAGCCAGAAGTAGCTGGCGACCTGCGGCAATGCTCCAAGATCCCGTCCACGCCTCGTCCACAGTCCTCGACATACGGCCGCTTCGGGCCGCACACGGCTGCACGGAAACCGGGACGGGCTTGGCGGACCCTGTCAGACGGGTGCGCCCGGGCGAGACAGGGCGAAGCCGCCTCGATAAGGAGAAGAGGTCAGAATATTCTGGTTTGTGCAGAGATTGGCGGTGATCAGAAGTGGCACAGCAACGCCAAGTCGCACGCCCACACCTTCGTGACGCCGTCCGGCTCGTGCTGGCCGGTTCCCTGGCCGCCGTCCTGACGCTTGGCGCCGGTACCGCCCGGGCGGCCTCCGCGGGCCACGTTTCGACGATCGACGCGGCGACCCACCAGATGACCGTCACGGATCACGGCCGGACGGTGATGACCTTCACCGCGGGCTTCGGAAAGCCCGACTTCCCTACGCCGTCCGGAACCTTCCATGTACTGGGCAAGGACGCGGTCGTCACGATGACCTCGTGCAGCGCGAACATCACATGTGATCCGCACAATCCCAACTACTACGCCCTCACGGTCCACTGGGCGGTACGCCTGACCAGTGCCGGCGTGTTCGTCCACGCGGCGCCCTGGGACCACGCCATCGGCCGGGCCGACACCTCCCACGGCTGCATCCACCTGAGCACGGCGGACGCCCACCGCTTCTACGACTTCAGCCGGCCCGGCGACACAGTGATCGTCAAGAACACCGGCGGCTTCGCCGGCGGTCCGAGCGGTCCCTGACGCCCCACGCCCCACGCCTCAGCGCCGAAGCCGGGACCCACAGGTATCCTGCCCGCCCGTCCGGCACCGGCGGCGACCGGCTCGGCGGCCTTGTCAACGATTACCGGCAAGCAGCCTGACCGCAGTCGGGCGAGCGGCGTGGTCAGCATTCCCGACTGAGGTTCTCACTCGGGACAGGGATGTCTTGCTCGGTCCAGATGCATTTGCCGTCGCGGAGGTAACGGGCGCCCCAGCGTCTTGAGAGGGCGGCGACGAGTTGCAGGCCGCGGCCGCCCTCGTCGGTGTAGGCGGCATGGCGGATGCGCGGGGTGCTGAGGCTGCTGTCGTAGACCTCGCAGGTCAGGGAGCTGCTGCGCAGCAGGCGCAGGCGGATGGGGCCTTTGGCGTGCCGGATCACGTTTCCGATCAGCTCACTGGCCAGCAGCTCGGTGGTGATCGCGAGATCGTCCAGTCCCCAGGCGGCCAGTTGCCTGCGGACGAATTCGCGGGCCTCCCCGGCCGCGCGGGGATCGTCCGGGAGGACGCAGGAGGCGACGTCACCGGCGTCGATCGCCCTCGTGTGGGCGATCAGTAGCGCTGCGTCGTCGTTCGTCCGGCCATGGTCGGGCAGCAGAGCCGAGACCACTGCGTCGCACAGGTCGTCGAGGTGGTGGACGTCGTCGACCTCGTTCCGCGCGGTGAAGATGTGCACCGCATGCTGGGCGAGGATCTGTTGCAGTCGGGCCAGTCCTCGGTCGACGCCCTGAGTGGCGGTTTCGACGAGCCCGTCGGTGCACAGGACCAGCAGGCTCTCTTCGGGCAGAAGCAGCTGGTGCGTTTCGAACGGTGGCTCGGCCGCCCCGAGCGGCGGGTCGGCGGCCAGGTCGGGCCTGTGGACGGTGCCGTCGGGATGGACGATGACCGGCGGGGGATGACCGGCCAGGGAGAACGAGCACATCCGGGTGATCGGATCGAAGACGGCGTAAAGGCAGGTGGCGTAGCAGTCCTCGCCCAAGTCGCTGACCAGGTCGTTGAGACGGCTGAGCAGCTCGTCAGGGGGTATGTCCAGGTCGGCGAGGGTGCGCACTGCGGTGCGCAGCTGGCCCATGGTGGCTGCTTCGGGGATGCCGTGCCCCATGACGTCGCCGATCACCATGGCGACCCTGTCCGCGGACAGCGGGATCACGTCGTACCAGTCGCCACCGACTTGCTCGCCCCGGCCCGCCGGCAGGTAGCGGGCGGCAGCGCGGGCGGCAGGCAG of Streptomyces cynarae contains these proteins:
- the chvE gene encoding multiple monosaccharide ABC transporter substrate-binding protein, with the translated sequence MHDRRAALAVIAGAASLALTLSACGSGQNSEGSSKGGTIGIAMPTQSSERWITDGKSVVQDLQDQGYKSKLVYGNNDPKTQVSQIENLIKQGVDALIIAAIDNKSLNGVLQQAADAHIPVISYDRLILGTKNVDYYVSFDNDQVGRLQALYIIDKLGLEHGKGPFNIELFAGSPDDNNTKYFFDGAMHLLQPYLDNKQLVVRSGQTALNQVTTLRWDGSTAQKRMNGILATSYRTRKIDAVLSPYDGISIGILSALKSDGYGSGSKPLPVITGQDAELPSVKSIIAGQQSQTIYKDVRQLAQAASTMVVDILNNKPPQVNSRYGYNNGVKTVPAYLLQPTSVDKTNYNLVLVLSGFYTAAELK
- a CDS encoding L,D-transpeptidase, which codes for MLAGSLAAVLTLGAGTARAASAGHVSTIDAATHQMTVTDHGRTVMTFTAGFGKPDFPTPSGTFHVLGKDAVVTMTSCSANITCDPHNPNYYALTVHWAVRLTSAGVFVHAAPWDHAIGRADTSHGCIHLSTADAHRFYDFSRPGDTVIVKNTGGFAGGPSGP
- a CDS encoding ATP-binding SpoIIE family protein phosphatase is translated as MVGDSLGIGSAGTASVPLLGADGPIGVLSVIMEGAGEPDEVQRSFLHSVAGWAAACLEDLPGRLPVRGSAAGSEQTVRMGKLTSALAEALTSREVVQAFAAHVLPPFGADGLIFWALEGGRQRVVGSAGYTQEFLDLLDGIPVADYPVATDVLGNRTPRFIESAADYCGRYPALAHIPSAAKKNAWAFLPMIASGRSIGMCLVSFAQPRSFSDEERTLLTALSGLAGQSLGRARLYDVEHARAQGLQRGLLPRTLPRLPAARAAARYLPAGRGEQVGGDWYDVIPLSADRVAMVIGDVMGHGIPEAATMGQLRTAVRTLADLDIPPDELLSRLNDLVSDLGEDCYATCLYAVFDPITRMCSFSLAGHPPPVIVHPDGTVHRPDLAADPPLGAAEPPFETHQLLLPEESLLVLCTDGLVETATQGVDRGLARLQQILAQHAVHIFTARNEVDDVHHLDDLCDAVVSALLPDHGRTNDDAALLIAHTRAIDAGDVASCVLPDDPRAAGEAREFVRRQLAAWGLDDLAITTELLASELIGNVIRHAKGPIRLRLLRSSSLTCEVYDSSLSTPRIRHAAYTDEGGRGLQLVAALSRRWGARYLRDGKCIWTEQDIPVPSENLSREC